Proteins co-encoded in one Grus americana isolate bGruAme1 chromosome 12, bGruAme1.mat, whole genome shotgun sequence genomic window:
- the POU3F4 gene encoding POU domain, class 3, transcription factor 4, giving the protein MATAASNPYSLLGSGSLAHADGAGMQQGSPFRNPQKLLQSEYLQGVPGNGHPLGHHWVTSLSDGGPWPSALAGGPLEQPDVKPGREDLQLGAIIHHRSPHVSHHSPHANHPSAWGASPAHSASLAPPAAAAGQPLNVYSQAGFAVGGMLEHGGLTPPPAAAAAAQGLHPGLRGEGGGEHGELGGHHCQDHSDEETPTSDELEQFAKQFKQRRIKLGFTQADVGLALGTLYGNVFSQTTICRFEALQLSFKNMCKLKPLLNKWLEEADSSTGSPTSIDKIAAQGRKRKKRTSIEVSVKGVLETHFLKCPKPAAQEISSLADSLQLEKEVVRVWFCNRRQKEKRMTPPGEQPQHEVYSHGVKTDTACHDL; this is encoded by the coding sequence ATGGCCACAGCCGCCTCCAACCCCTACAGCCTCCTCGGCTCCGGCTCGCTCGCCCATGCGGACGGCGCGGGCATGCAGCAGGGGAGCCCCTTCCGCAACCcgcagaagctgctgcagagcgAGTACCTGCAGGGCGTCCCCGGCAATGGGCACCCGCTGGGGCACCACTGGGTGACCAGCCTGAGCGACGGCGGGCCCTGGCCCTCGGCGCTGGCCGGTGGCCCGCTGGAGCAGCCCGACGTCAAGCCGGGCCGCGAGGACCTGCAGCTGGGCGCCATCATCCACCACCGCTCGCCCCACGTCTCCCACCACTCGCCCCACGCCAACCACCCCAGCGCCTGGGGGGCCAGCCCGGCCCACAGCGCCTCGCtggccccccccgccgccgccgccgggcagcCCCTCAACGTCTACTCGCAGGCCGGTTTCGCGGTGGGCGGCATGCTGGAGCACGGCGGGCTgaccccgccgcccgccgccgccgccgccgcgcagggCTTGCacccggggctgcggggcgagGGCGGCGGGGAGCACGGCGAGCTGGGCGGGCATCACTGCCAGGACCACTCGGACGAGGAGACGCCGACCTCGGATGAGCTGGAGCAGTTCGCCAAGCAGTTCAAGCAGCGGCGCATCAAGCTGGGCTTCACCCAGGCCGACGTGGGCTTGGCCCTGGGGACCCTCTACGGCAACGTCTTCTCGCAGACCACCATCTGCCGCTTCGAGGCCCTGCAGCTCAGCTTCAAGAACATGTGCAAGCTGAAGCCGTTGCTGAACAAGTGGCTGGAGGAGGCCGACTCCTCCACCGGCAGCCCCACCAGCATCGACAAGATCGCGGcgcaggggaggaagaggaagaagcgGACCTCCATCGAGGTGAGTGTCAAGGGCGTGCTGGAAACGCACTTTCTCAAGTGTCCCAAGCCGGCCGCCCAGGAGATCTCCTCGCTGGCAGACAgcctgcagctggagaaggaggtggTGCGGGTCTGGTTCTGCAACCGGCGGCAGAAGGAGAAGCGAATGACCCCGCCGGGGGAGCAGCCGCAGCACGAGGTGTACTCCCACGGCGTGAAAACGGACACGGCCTGCCACGACCTCTGA